Proteins encoded in a region of the Pseudomonas denitrificans (nom. rej.) genome:
- the atuD gene encoding citronellyl-CoA dehydrogenase — MIFTQEHEELRRTVRNFVEREINPYVDEWEKAGRFPIHEVFKKAGDLGLLGISKPEKFGGMGLDYSYSVVAAEEFGTIHCGGVPMALGVQTDMCTPALARFGSDELREEFLRPAIAGEMVGCIGVSEVGAGSDVAGLKTTARKDGDDYVINGSKMWITNSPSADFICLLANTSDDKPHVNKSLIMVPMKSKGISVSPHLDKLGMRSSETAQVFFDDVRVPQRNRIGAEGAGFMMQMLQFQEERLFGAASGIKGLEYCVNATIEYCKERKTFGQSLIDNQVIHFRMAELMTEIECLRALTYQATEQYIRGKDVTRLASMAKLKVGRLAREVTDACLQYWGGQGFMWENPVSRAYRDTRLVSIGGGADEIMLGIICKMMGTLPGKKKG, encoded by the coding sequence GGACGCTTCCCGATCCATGAAGTCTTCAAGAAGGCCGGCGACCTGGGCCTGCTGGGTATCTCCAAGCCGGAGAAATTCGGCGGCATGGGCCTGGACTACAGCTACTCGGTGGTCGCCGCCGAGGAGTTCGGCACCATCCATTGCGGCGGCGTGCCGATGGCCCTGGGCGTGCAGACCGACATGTGCACCCCGGCCCTGGCGCGCTTCGGCTCCGACGAGCTGCGCGAGGAGTTCCTGCGCCCGGCGATCGCCGGCGAGATGGTCGGCTGCATCGGCGTCTCGGAAGTCGGAGCCGGTTCCGATGTGGCAGGCCTGAAGACCACCGCGCGCAAGGATGGCGACGACTACGTCATCAACGGCAGCAAGATGTGGATCACCAACTCGCCGTCGGCCGACTTCATCTGCCTGCTGGCCAACACCTCCGACGACAAGCCCCACGTCAACAAGTCGCTGATCATGGTGCCGATGAAGTCCAAGGGCATCAGCGTCAGCCCGCACCTGGACAAGCTCGGCATGCGCAGCTCGGAGACCGCCCAGGTGTTCTTCGACGACGTGCGCGTCCCGCAGCGCAACCGCATCGGCGCCGAGGGCGCGGGCTTCATGATGCAGATGCTGCAGTTCCAGGAGGAACGCCTGTTCGGCGCCGCCAGCGGGATCAAGGGGCTGGAATACTGCGTCAACGCCACCATCGAGTACTGCAAGGAGCGCAAGACCTTTGGCCAGTCGCTGATCGACAACCAGGTCATCCACTTCCGCATGGCCGAGCTGATGACCGAGATCGAGTGCCTGCGCGCCCTCACCTACCAGGCCACCGAGCAGTACATCCGCGGCAAGGACGTGACCCGCCTGGCCTCCATGGCCAAGCTCAAGGTCGGCCGCCTGGCCCGCGAAGTCACCGACGCCTGCCTGCAGTACTGGGGTGGCCAGGGCTTCATGTGGGAAAACCCGGTCTCGCGCGCCTACCGCGACACCCGCCTGGTTTCCATCGGCGGCGGCGCCGACGAAATCATGCTGGGCATCATCTGCAAGATGATGGGCACCCTGCCGGGCAAGAAGAAGGGCTGA
- the atuE gene encoding isohexenylglutaconyl-CoA hydratase, with amino-acid sequence MTLPNCETLLLERDGGVLHVTLNRPDSRNAMSLAMVGELRAVLAAVRDDRGVRAIVLRGAGGHFCAGGDIKDMAGARAAGPDAYAALNRAFGGLLEEAQAQPQVLVAVLEGAVLGGGFGLACVSDIALAAMDAQFGLPETSLGILPAQIAPFVVKRIGLTQARRLALTAARFDGREALRLGLVHACADSAENLGEQLAQTLEQIRRCAPGANAATKALLLATESEALGPLLDDAARQFAAAVTGAEGAEGTLAFVQKRKPNWAQ; translated from the coding sequence ATGACCCTGCCGAACTGCGAAACCCTGCTGCTGGAACGTGACGGCGGCGTGCTGCACGTCACCCTGAACCGCCCGGACAGCCGCAACGCCATGAGCCTGGCGATGGTCGGCGAACTGCGCGCGGTGCTCGCCGCCGTGCGCGACGACCGCGGCGTGCGCGCCATCGTCCTGCGCGGCGCCGGCGGGCACTTCTGCGCCGGTGGCGACATCAAGGACATGGCCGGCGCCCGAGCCGCCGGCCCGGACGCCTACGCCGCGCTGAACCGTGCTTTCGGTGGCCTGCTGGAAGAAGCACAGGCGCAACCCCAGGTGCTGGTCGCCGTGCTGGAAGGCGCGGTACTCGGCGGCGGCTTCGGCCTTGCCTGCGTTTCGGACATCGCCCTGGCGGCGATGGACGCGCAGTTCGGCCTGCCGGAAACCAGCCTCGGCATCCTGCCGGCGCAGATCGCGCCCTTCGTGGTGAAGCGCATCGGCCTGACCCAGGCGCGCCGCCTGGCGCTCACCGCCGCCCGTTTCGACGGCCGCGAGGCGCTGCGCCTGGGCCTGGTGCATGCCTGCGCGGACAGCGCCGAAAACCTCGGCGAACAGCTTGCCCAGACACTCGAGCAGATCCGCCGCTGCGCCCCCGGTGCCAACGCCGCCACCAAAGCGCTGCTGCTCGCCACCGAGAGCGAAGCCCTCGGCCCGCTGCTGGACGACGCTGCCCGTCAGTTCGCCGCCGCAGTGACCGGCGCGGAAGGCGCCGAAGGCACCCTGGCCTTCGTGCAGAAACGCAAACCGAACTGGGCGCAGTAG